AACTGGTTGGGGTGGGAGACCATCGGGAACATGATGCCGAGGTGTTCGTATCCCTCTTTCCAGAGTCGCTTGAACGCTTCCACCTGGAGCCGGAACTGGTCCGGGCTCTGGAGATCGCGTCGGATGCCTCTCCAGCCGAGCATCGGGTTGTGCTCGTGGGGCTCGCTCTCCCCGCCCTGCATGTTCCGGAACTCGTCGGTTGGTGCATCGAGTGTCCGGACCCAGACGGTTTTTCCCGGGAAGGCGTCGAGCACAATCTTGATGCCATCGTGAAGTTCTTTGACAAACTCGTCTTCCTTGTTGTTGGCAATGAACCAGCCCGGTGTCTTGTTCAGGCCGAGGATCAGGTGCTCGATCCGGAGCAGGCCGACACCATCTGCGCCGGTTGCTGCTGCTCGTGCTGCTGCTTCGGGAATGGAGACATTTACCTTTACGCTGGTTGCGGTGATGACCGAAGAGGCCGGGGCAACCAGCCGCTGGGGAGCTGCTCCCTGTACCGGGGCTGCTGCCTGCGGGAGTAACCCCTCGTAGATGAGTCCCATCTCGCCATCGACCGTGATCAGCTGGCCGTTCGTGAGTATTTTGGTGGCCGTCTTGGTGCCTACGATCGCCGGTGTGCCGAGTTCCCGGCTCACGATCGCTGCATGGCAGGTCATGCCGCCTTCATCAGTGATGATCGCAGCTACCTTGCGCATGGCCGGCACCATGTCCGGGTTGGTCATCTTCGTGACCAGAATGTCGCCTTCACGGACTGATCCTGTGTCCTTGACATCCCGGATAACGACGACTTTTCCTGAAGCGATACCGGGTGCTGCACCCTGACCCTTTAAGAGGATCTTTGCTTCCGACTTCTGTCCGGACATATGCTTATTCTCCTTTTTCTGTCCTATGGTGGTGATCGGCCGGGACTGGAGGATGTAGATTGTCCCTTTCACAATGCCCCATTCAACATCCTGCGGTATGCCGTAATGGTTCTCGGCGATCTTGCCGTACATGCCCAGCTTGGCCACTTCTGCGTCCGAGAGCACCTGTGCGTCCTGCCGGGCCGGGGAAACATCCACGAGTTTTGTCCCGTGATCGCCATCGGCGATGATCTCTATCTTCTTGTTCGAGATGAGCGTGTCAATGACCTTTTCGGTCCGCTGGTCAAAGACGTATTTGTCGGGAGAGACCGATCCTGATACTACTGCCTCGCCGAGTCCCCACGAGCCTTCGATGATGGTATTGGGCTCGCCTGTGATCGGGTGGGAGGTGAACATGACGCCGGCTTTTTCAGAGTGGACGAGCTGCTGGATAACAACGGCGATATTGACCGAGTGGTCATCGAATCCCTGTTTTGCCCGGTAGTAGATTGCCCGTGCCCCGTAGAGCGATGCCCAGCACTTCTGGATGGAGTCAAGGAGGTTTGCCTCCCCCTTGATATTGAGAAATGTCTCCTGCTGGCCGGCAAAGCTGGCGTCCGGGAGATCCTCGGCAGTTGCACTTGAGCGCACGGCCACGATGAGATTCTCGGCAGACATCTTCTTGTACGCCTTCTTGATCTCATCGCTGATGATTGCCGGCATCTTTGCCTTCATCACCAGTTCTTTTGCATGGTCGGCAGCTTTTTCGAGCGCCGCATTGTCCTCCACATCGAGATTATCGAATGATGAAAAAATCTTATCTTCAAGATTGGTCTCAACCAAAAATCTGCGGAATGCCTGGGCAGTGACCACGAATGCCCTCGGCACGGGAAGGCCGATAGAGGCCATCTCCCCAAGAGAAGCTCCCTTACCCCCGACAGATATGATATCTTCCTTCCTGATTTCCTCTAACCAGAGAATATTAGGGACATTTTTCATGTTCGCACCACTTATGATGTCGACTTCACTCGTATAATAATTATCATCGCCCGTTACAAATTCGGGCGGATTTTTGCCGGAATTGTCCTTTTTTCCGCTGTTTTTAAAAAAAGTCGCACACAGATTGAAAGTTATGACAAATGGCCAATCTTTTAAGATTATGAGCATGACCCCCTATCTCCCCCGGTGGAGGAGGCCGTCCATGGAAAGTCCCCCTTGACCCCCTCGGTAATACTTGAAAAACAAAGAAAATCCAGGTCTTTTGCTGCATACTTTTCCTGCGTCATCTGCCGGATCATCTGCCGGCCCGCAAAGAATAACCCTGATTAAGTATGGCGGCGATATTCTATGGGTTTTTATGGCAAACGCAAAGGTGCTCGTCAGCGATCCGCTGGCGGAAGAAGGGCTTGTTATCCTTCGGGCGGCAGTCGACGTAGATGTCAAGACTGAGCTCAAGGAAGAAGAGCTCCTGAAGATCATCGGGGACTACGATGCCCTGCTCGTGCGGAGCAGCACGGATGTCAATGCAAAGGTGATCGAGGCAGGTAAAAAGCTGAAGTTCATCGGTCGTGCCGGTGTCGGTGTGGACAATATCGATATGGACGCGGCAACGAGGAAAGGTATCATCGTTGCCAATGCTCCTGAGGGAAATACCCTTGCCGCAACCGAGCACACGATGGCCATGATGCAGTCTCTTGCCCGCAACATCCCGCAGGCAAACGCGAGCCTCAAAAAGAAGGAATGGAAGCGCTCGAAGTTCATGGGCGTTGAACTCAACGAGAAGACTCTTGGTATCGTCGGGTTCGGGCGTATCGGACGTGAAGTGGCAAAGCGGGCTAACGCAATGGACATGAAATGCGTTGCCTATGATCCCTTCATCACCCAGGAACGGGCAGCCCAGCTCGGCGTCGAGATGATGTCCATGGCGGACCTCTTCAAGGTCGCCGATGTGATCACCGTCCACACCCCCCTGATCGCCGAGACCAAGCATGTCATCAACGAAAAGAGCATCGCGACGATGAAAGACGGCGTCCGGATCATCAACTGTGCCCGGGGCGGCATCATCGATGAGAAAGCGCTCTACGATGCAGTCAAGAGCGGCAAGGTTGCCGGGGCAGCTCTCGATGTCTTCGAGACCGAGCCTCCGACCGAGTCCCCGCTCCTCACCCTCGACCAGATCATCGTGACCCCGCATCTCGGGGCAAGCACGGTCGAGGCGCAGGTCAATGTGGCAGTCTCTGTTGCAAAGCAGTGCATTGAAGTTCTCAAGGGCGGGTCTGCGAAATACGTGGTCAATG
The sequence above is drawn from the Methanomicrobiales archaeon HGW-Methanomicrobiales-1 genome and encodes:
- a CDS encoding phosphoenolpyruvate synthase, with translation MKNVPNILWLEEIRKEDIISVGGKGASLGEMASIGLPVPRAFVVTAQAFRRFLVETNLEDKIFSSFDNLDVEDNAALEKAADHAKELVMKAKMPAIISDEIKKAYKKMSAENLIVAVRSSATAEDLPDASFAGQQETFLNIKGEANLLDSIQKCWASLYGARAIYYRAKQGFDDHSVNIAVVIQQLVHSEKAGVMFTSHPITGEPNTIIEGSWGLGEAVVSGSVSPDKYVFDQRTEKVIDTLISNKKIEIIADGDHGTKLVDVSPARQDAQVLSDAEVAKLGMYGKIAENHYGIPQDVEWGIVKGTIYILQSRPITTIGQKKENKHMSGQKSEAKILLKGQGAAPGIASGKVVVIRDVKDTGSVREGDILVTKMTNPDMVPAMRKVAAIITDEGGMTCHAAIVSRELGTPAIVGTKTATKILTNGQLITVDGEMGLIYEGLLPQAAAPVQGAAPQRLVAPASSVITATSVKVNVSIPEAAARAAATGADGVGLLRIEHLILGLNKTPGWFIANNKEDEFVKELHDGIKIVLDAFPGKTVWVRTLDAPTDEFRNMQGGESEPHEHNPMLGWRGIRRDLQSPDQFRLQVEAFKRLWKEGYEHLGIMFPMVSHPNQFLAAKEMMRANGVDVEKVSLGIMIEIPSSAIMIEEFCKAGIKFASFGTNDLVQYTLAIDRNNENVADMYQPQHPAVLHLIHNAIQVCRAYDIECSICGQAGSDPKMATWLVEHGITSISANIDAIAKIREAVARTEKRIILEAARSKDAE
- a CDS encoding phosphoglycerate dehydrogenase; translation: MANAKVLVSDPLAEEGLVILRAAVDVDVKTELKEEELLKIIGDYDALLVRSSTDVNAKVIEAGKKLKFIGRAGVGVDNIDMDAATRKGIIVANAPEGNTLAATEHTMAMMQSLARNIPQANASLKKKEWKRSKFMGVELNEKTLGIVGFGRIGREVAKRANAMDMKCVAYDPFITQERAAQLGVEMMSMADLFKVADVITVHTPLIAETKHVINEKSIATMKDGVRIINCARGGIIDEKALYDAVKSGKVAGAALDVFETEPPTESPLLTLDQIIVTPHLGASTVEAQVNVAVSVAKQCIEVLKGGSAKYVVNAPMVPAELADVLAPFAQLAEKMGRFVTQIAGGRLSSVELIYGGELSAYAGSMKYVTRLALKGLLDPVLQAPVNIVNADFIAKERGISVSETVTQEASGFKNLITIRIKTDKGEETVSGTVFFKGRSRIVAVGGYTMDMIPEGYVIVSRHLDKPGVIGRASTILGKVNINIAGMQVGRINPGDKAIMVLNVDSEVPDSVMEEIRGMPGIFTATFAKISSEKI